The stretch of DNA GAATTAACATCCGCCGAGCACCTCGTAGATGCGACGCAAAACACGGACGCCTATGTTCAAGTGTCCGCGGCACTTCGCGGCTGCATGATTAATATGTCCAAAATCGCGAACGACTTGCGCCTCATGGCATCCGGACCGCGCACCGGACTTGCGGAAATCGTCCTTCCGGCACGTCAACCGGGCTCTTCCATCATGCCGGGCAAAGTGAATCCAGTCATGGCGGAAGTAATGAACCAAGTCGCTTTCCAAGTCATTGGGAACGACACGACGATCAGCTTGGCATCCGAAGCGGGCCAATTCGAACTAAACGTCATGGAGCCGGTCCTCGTCTTCAACCTATTGCAGTCGATGGACATCATGACGAACGTCTTCACCGTGTTCCGCAACTACTGCTTGGACGGCATCCAAGCGAACGCAGATTTGATGGAAGAATATGTGGATAACAGCATCGGAATCATTACGGCCATCAATCCGCATGTCGGCTACGAGGCGGCGACACAAATCGCGAAAGAAGCTTTGGAAACTGGCCGTCCGATCCGCGACATATGCATCGAACGGGGCATTTTGACGGCGGAAGAACTAGACGTCATTCTGCACCCATACGAAATGACTGAACCGGGCATTTCCGGCAAAGAACTATTGGAGAAAAAAGAACTATTGCGTGTATAAGAGATAGGTAGGAGTGGCTGATTTTGTATTAGCCGCTCTTTTTTAAGGAAAGAAATGGTATAATGAAAAGAGAATTGTGAAACCTTGGATGAAGATGGAGGTTAGGGAAATGGCAATCAAAAATGTCATGGAGGATGTCGTACGGGACGTTCTATTGAAATATGAATCGCAATTGCATTTGACCTGTCGATGTGAACGGTGCCTCGACGACATCATGGCGCTCGCGCTCAACCAGCTGCCCGCACGCTATATCGTCAACTCGGAACTGAGCCCGTACGTCCGGGCGGCCCACGAAACCGACCGCCAAGGCGCGACCACCATCCTCTCCGTCGTCGCCCACGCCGCCGGCCGCGTCTCCGCCAGTCCCCGCTGCGGCAACGCCATCCTAACCGCAACCGACGAAAAACCCCTGACCCAAACGTTATAATATGATAGAAAACAAGCTCTTTTTTAGAAGAGGGGCTTGTTTTTTTGTGGGGTGGGGCGGGAGCGCTGATATTTTGCTGGGACTGCTGATAACTTCGGCCTAGTGCTGATAACTCGTGAGAAGTGCCGATAACATCGCCTGAACGCTGATAACTCGTGGGAAATGCTGATAACCGTGTGTCAGCGCCGATAAATCGTTAGAACCGCTGACAACCGATACCCCATCCAATAAAAAAACACCTTCCCCAAATAGGAAAGGTGCCCATTCTCATCTCGAAAACAACGAAAGCATGTCATTCAGATTTTTATTCACAGAGGAAACGAGTAAATGATCCCCTTTTTGGCGGATATCCAAGTTGACGAACTGCATCATTTCCTTTGCCATATCCGTATCTTCCAACAACGATAGGGATTTCGTCAAATTCGCCTCGAACACCATGGCGTTCGTCAGATGATGCTCGATCGCTTCCATTTGGGAACCGACCTTTGTTAGGTGGCCGGAAATCGTTTTGATTGCGTTATCAATTGTTGTAATTAATTTCTCCGAACTGTCCCGGGTTTCCAAGGAAGCTCCGTCAATCCCCAACTTCACCGTGCTGACATCAATCGTATCAATCGACATCCGCTGTCCTGGATTCGCCCCCACATGGAGAATAATCGGAGCGCGATCGCCCAAAATCTTTTTTGTGTTGAACTCTAGCTTAGTCGATGTATCATCAATTGCCTCGAGGATCTGATCCAACTCTTTCTGTCCCGCTTCCCTGTCACTATCCGTCAGCGTCCCGTTCGCGTTCGCCACCGCCAATTCACGCGCCCGCTGCAACAGACCGTTGACGTTGTTCAGTCCTTCATTCGACGCTTCGAGAACGGAAAGGCCATCCTGCATATTGCTTTGCGCCTGCGAAATGCCGCGGATCTGCGCGCGTATCGTCTCTGAAATCGACAGCCCGGAAGCATTATCGCTCCCCTTTGCAATCTTCAAACCGGTTCCGAGCTTCTGCAAACTCTTCTCGATCTGCGTGTTATTGCGCGTCATCCGCGTTTTCGAAAACGCGATGTTTTCTTGGCTATGTATGCGCATCGTGTCACCCACCTTTTATTCAAAATCAATCATCCGCCCTTTATATCGGCAAATTTTCTTGGAAATGAACGCTTGCCTGCCGATAATAAAGAAAAAGGCATCAGGAGGGAAAAACGTGGATTTCAGGAAAGTCACAAAAGTCTACCAGGAAACGAACGTATCCACGCTCCCCGTTATCGATTACGTTCTCCTCTGTTTGAATGAAGTGCTGCGTAACGTAGAGAGTTACGAAGAATCCGACAGTATCGAGGAACGGAAAGAAGCGCTGGCCAAAGCCCAAACTCTCCTTTTTGAGCTGATGGCCACGGTGGACCATAAAACCGCGGAAGGCGAACGATTGCAAGTCTACTATGCTTATTTGAATCAATGCCTTATCGAAATCCGCATCCACGACACCCCCGGAATGCGGGAACAAGTGTCGCGACAGATCAAAAAATTGATTGACTCGTGGGAAATTGCAAAGGCGGAAACGCGTAGGCAGAAATATACGACGCAGTGGATATAAGGGGATGGCTGTTTCGAGGTTGTCCTGGAATGTAGTGAGGTTGAGGTAACTTGTTTTGATGTTGGTCGCAAACATTATGAGGTTTGGGTAAAATGTTTCGCGGTTAGGAAAAGCCGTTTCGAAGTTGAATGAAAATGTTGTGTGGCTCAGCTGAAACGTTTCGAAGTTGAACGACATCATTACGAGGCATCGCCAAAATGTTTCAAAGTCGCCCTCAAGCATCACCAAATCAATCCACAACACCCAAGCATTCGAAAAAAAATCATTTCCAATGTTTATTTTCTGTCAATTCGGGCATACACTACAGAAATATCCCGTACCGAGTGGAGCGCCGGTACGGGATATTTTCATTTTCCTTGATAGTTAGGTTTGCGTTTTTCGGCAAACGCGTTGAGTGCTTCGATCCGGTCTTCGGTCGGAATCGTAATTTCATAGGCTTTGCGCTCGATGGCGAGGCCGGTTTGCAAGTCGACGTTCATGCCGTTTTTGATGGCATATTTCGCTTGCTGCAACGCGATCGGGCCATTCGCAAGCATGGCGTCCGCAAATTCGAATGTCGTCGCTTCCAAATCTTCCGCCGAGGCCACTTTCGTCACCATGCCGTAGCTCAATGCTTC from Bacillus sp. OxB-1 encodes:
- a CDS encoding late competence development ComFB family protein translates to MAIKNVMEDVVRDVLLKYESQLHLTCRCERCLDDIMALALNQLPARYIVNSELSPYVRAAHETDRQGATTILSVVAHAAGRVSASPRCGNAILTATDEKPLTQTL
- a CDS encoding flagellin, producing MRIHSQENIAFSKTRMTRNNTQIEKSLQKLGTGLKIAKGSDNASGLSISETIRAQIRGISQAQSNMQDGLSVLEASNEGLNNVNGLLQRARELAVANANGTLTDSDREAGQKELDQILEAIDDTSTKLEFNTKKILGDRAPIILHVGANPGQRMSIDTIDVSTVKLGIDGASLETRDSSEKLITTIDNAIKTISGHLTKVGSQMEAIEHHLTNAMVFEANLTKSLSLLEDTDMAKEMMQFVNLDIRQKGDHLLVSSVNKNLNDMLSLFSR
- a CDS encoding flagellar protein FliS is translated as MDFRKVTKVYQETNVSTLPVIDYVLLCLNEVLRNVESYEESDSIEERKEALAKAQTLLFELMATVDHKTAEGERLQVYYAYLNQCLIEIRIHDTPGMREQVSRQIKKLIDSWEIAKAETRRQKYTTQWI